CAGCAGCTACCAAGGCGGGCTCAATACCTACATTAGGCACGATGTACGAGCTGAATGCGATATCGGCAGCATCTGCAGCTTGGGTACCCAACTTTTGAGCAAGCTGATCGATGCTATTAACGCCTTCGAGCTCCTTCTTCATCTTAGCTTCGAGCATTTCGCCCTTCTTCTCGCGTTTAACCAAGTACTCAACATCCGATTTTACCTGCTCTAGAGGAGCAATACCCTTTTCACGTTCGCCAGTAAGAACAGCAACTACAAACTGATCCTTTAGCTCAAATACCTTCGAGATATCGCCCTTATCGGCTTCGTAAGCCCAACGGATAATCTCGCGGGGGCTGTTTAGGCCAGATATAGTGCGCTCGTTAGGGCTTAAGCGAGAAGCAACGCGCTTGTTAAGCTTTTGCTTTGCCACTTGAGCATTGAAATCTTCCAAGTTTTTACAGTCGGCCACAAAGCTGTTGGCCATGTTGTACACGCTTTGAACCGTATTGCTGCTAGGAATAACATCGCGCTGAACTACGGCTAGCTTTACGCGCTTATTAGCAGCACCCTTATCGGTAACCTGAAGCACGTGGAACCCGTCTTGTGCCTGAAGAACCTTTACAGAGCCCGAAGCAGCCATTAGAGTAGAATCATCCACTTGTCCTCTATGCAACCAGCCCATGTCGCCACCTTTTGCAGCAGAGTTTTGATCGGCCGAGTACTTTTGGGCAAGCTCTGCGAAGTTAGCACCGGCTTTAACGGCCTTCATCAAGCTGTCGGCCAGCTTTTGAGTTGCAGCAACGTTACCATTTCCAGTTACAAGGATATGACGAGCCTTAACAGAGTCGGTCATCATCTTAACATCGGCAATACGAGCCATGATGAAGGAGTTTCCATCAAAGTAAGGCTTAAGGAACGATGCCGTGCTAGCGCTAAATGCAAAGGTATCTAGCTTAGCGGCCAGTTCTCCCTTTTTGAAGTAGCGATCGTAGCTCTTGTCGGTGTTATTTTGAGCGTACTGAGCAGGATTCTGAGCAGCAGCGAACTCGGGCTCGGCTGTAGCAACCCACTGCTGAGCTGCAGCAAAGTCTTCCTTTGAAGGCCTTACGTCGAATACAACATACTCGATATCGCGGCCCACTTCCTGCTGGAACATTTTTTTATGCTTATTGTAGTACTCCTTAAGGTCGGCATCGGTAACCTTTACTGAAGAGTCTGGTATTGTAAAGAAGTTTTGCGCAACAAAGCGAATGCTATACTTGTTGGCATCAGCAGCCAAAGCGCGCTTTGCATCCAAAGAGGTTACGTACAACGAGCGCTGTACAAGCGAAGCATACTTGCGGGTAAGCCTCTCTATTTTCACCTGATCTTTGATATACTTCCAGTACAACAAACGTGTTGGATCAGCATTCTTTGCCTCGATGCTTTTTACAAAAGCGACAATTTGCTCGCGATCAACCATACCTGTCTGTGGGTTTTGGAAGAAGTTGCGAACAACTGGCGAGATGTTGTTTCCTTGAATAAGGTCAACCATTTCGGTTTCAGAAACCGCCACGCCTTCTTCAGCGAGCTTTTGGTCGAGCACCGTTTCACGAATCATCTCTTCCCAAGCCTGATCTCTTAGAGCCGCCATCTCCTCGTCGGTGAACGACTGCTTGCCCGAAATAAGCTTTTGCGTTTCGGTCATCTCGTCGAGCCTGTTCTGGAATTGAGTAATTGATATTTTATGCCCATCAACCTCGGCCAACGTCATTTTAGAGCTGTTCAGGAGCGTACTTCCCGAATTAACAAGATCCCCTAATATGAAGGCAATTAGAGCAAAACCAATTACTACAGCAACCAAAACGCCCATGCGGCTTCTAATCTTTTCTAGTGTTGCCATGAAAATATTTAATTTAGTTTAATCTTTTTTTTTGAGACCACGAATATAGTAAAATCGGCCACAAAGCAAATGGATTTATGCCGTTTTTTATTCCTGAATGGACAAATGTACTAATATAATTCGAGTTGAAGACATCCTCAGAATCTTAACCTTAAAGTTTCCAACTGCAATCGTATCGCTTGGTGATGGAATACTCTCGTTATTGTATAGGATGAAACCGGCCAACGTATCATACTCGTCGGATTCCGGAATCCCTAATCCGTACCGTTCGTTAAGGGTGTCAACTTTTAGCTTTCCTGATAATAAGAACGAGCCATCCTTCAAACGCTTTTCAACGGTATCCTTTTCATCGTGCTCATCCTCTATATCGCCAAATATCTCTTCTATAATGTCTTCAATGGTAACTAATCCGGCCGTTCCGCCAAACTCATCAACAACTACCGCAATCGATTTCTGCTCCTTTATGAAGCGAGCCAGCATCTTTTGGGCGCTGATTGTTTCGGGAACAAAGCTAATGGGAAGCAGCATCTGCCGGATCGTTTTCGGTTTCTTAAAAAGATCCTTCGAGTTTACGTAGCCGATTATATTGTCAATTGTATCCTTGTAGATCGGAATTCTAGAAAAGTTGCTGACAACAAAAAGCTGCCTGAGCACCTCTATAGATGCATCAACCTCTAGGGCTTTTATATCGGTTCGCGGAATCATCCGATCACGAACCTTTACTTCGTAAAAATCTAGAGCGTTCTGAAAGATCTTCAGGTCGTGCTTATGGGCCACACCGCTATGCTCCGAATCGTTAACGAGCTTAGCCAAATCAACGGCATCGAAAACGGGTACGGCATCTGCCCGCTTTACCTGAAGCCTAAACAGCCCTAGGATGCGCACCGCCATCCACGTAACGAATGTGGCAATTGGATATAACAGGATGTAGAGCAGCACCGCTGGGGCTATAAATAGCCTTAGGAAAAGGTTAGGATTTGACCTAAATAGGCTCTTGGGAAGAAATTCTGCTGCCAAAAGAAAAGCACTTGCTGAAACAAGAATGCCAGCTATAATAACCGCAGCTTCGGAATCTACATGTTGCGCGAGCAGTTCCTCCACAATCCTAATTACACACAGCGCATACGCTACCAGCGCTATGCTACTACCCGCCAGTAGCGTAGCAACAAATTGTCCCGGATGCTTTATGAAGATATCAACAATGCTGGCATAGGTTTTACCGTGCTTGCGATCTAGCTCTATCCTTAGCTTGTTGGATTTCAAAAAAGCAATCTCCATTCCCGAAAAAAAGGCAGAAATGGCAAGCATCAAAATGGCAATGGCAAGATTCGCCTCCATTACACTCGTTGTCGTTTGCTTAGCTTATACCGCAAAATAAACATCACTAAAGATAGAAGAGCTAGCACAAGGACGCGAAATCCCATCCCGCTATCAATCGCGATAAAGGCAAATGTGGTATAACCTAAAAGAAAAATGGACATTGCTGCCCATATCCACATCCATAGCTTATTCTTACGTTCGGAGATTTGCATGTCGATGCATTTTATAAAGAAAATCCAGTAAGCCTAGGTTTTTTAACGTTGTAGTTCTGGAACTTTTCGTCGGCATCAATCCCTTCTCCTGTACTACTGTTTCCATCTGGTTTTACCACTCTTACGAAAACATTTGTAGATACACGACGGGTAACCTGATTCCAGTAAAGTTTCTCGGTATAGAGCGTTTCGCCTTTATTGTTCTTGCCCACAACATTACCTCGAGCCTCCCAAAGTTTCTGGTCTTCGTGGTATATTGCATATTTCGAGGTTATACTCGCAATCTTTTGCCCTGCTTGATTGTAGGTAACCACTTTAATACCTTGCCTAAACTCCGAAACGACAGGATTCCTCATAGAGTAGCGCTGAACAATTGGAGCCGAAACTTCCATTTTGTAGAACCCTCCTTCCGAATAGGTCATCTTAAAGTTTTCCAAGGTTTCGGTTGGCTTGTTCTCAAAGTTGGAAATTGCCTTAACCGTCTCAATATCGCTCTTACACGATACTAAAAAGGCAGCACCTGCAATTGCAGATGCTACCATAATCTTTTTACAAAGCGAAGAGTAATTTCGCATAATAGAGTTTAAAACTATCGAGCTCTAATAACTGTTCTTTCGTTGATACCACAGCCAACAGTGATAACTTTTCCTTCTTCGTATGCGTAGCTAAACAGGTCTGTCTTGCTAGGGAAACCTGCAGAGTAGTTGCTAATAAGCCTGTCTGCATCAGCGGCAACAGAAGGATCTACCTGTTTTGCCTTGCGGAGGTAATCAACAGCAACGAAATAAGGACCTGCACTAATAACTGGATCGGCACCTTGGCACTTTTGAGAGCCAATGATGTTTGCAATAATGATGTAGGCTAACCCGCTATTAGGATTTGCATCTAATGCAAGATTAGCAAGAGCTTTTGCATCGTGCTTGTCACCAGTCTTTAGCATTGCATCAGCAGCAAGGAGAAGAATATTAGCCTTTTCTACATTATTTGGTTGAGCATTAGCAGCCTCCTTGTAGTAAGGGATTGCCTTGCTATATTCGCCTCTATCTACCAATAAACGAGCAAGGTTAAGCGCTCCTTCTGGGCTTGGCTCAGCCTTTTGAAGGGCTGCAGCAGCCTTAAAGTAAACTTCTGACTTAGTACAGCGGTTTGCTCCAAATAGAGATACGATTTTCTTCAAAAGTTCAACATCGGCTGGATTTTGCTCTAGCTTAGGAGTGTATAAAGCTATAAGATTATCGCAATTAGCAACCCCCGACTGAACAAAGATTACATCCAACGACTCCTTTGCCTTCTTCAACTCCTCATTGCTTGGATCTGCAGCAAGCTGTTTCTCAACGATAGCCCCATTCGTAGAATAGTAATCCATCACCTGATCAGCGGTTACCTCCTTCTTTTGGTAAAGATCGCTGGTGATTTGCATTCCATAAGCAATAACCTCTGCATTAGCAGCATCTCCCTGGCTTGTAATAAGATCTTTAATCATTGTTAGCGCCTTTGGAGCTTGATCTGGCCTATAAAACAACAAATCCCTAACCTTAAACTCCATCGCCTTGGGAACATCCGTTGGGAAATACTTCATACGAGCATCGTATAGGCTCAACAAAGTGTCAACATAGGCTTGCTTTGCAGCCTCATTTGGAGCAGACTCAATGAAGCTTTGATAAATAGTTCTACCTCTTTGTAAAGCTGCTAACGATGCACCTGGGCAAATATTATACGCAACTTTCCAATACTTATATGCACCCTTAAAGTCGCCTGATTTAAATCCATCACTATACAAGCTTAGGTTTAGGGCACAAATTTTTCGTGTGGCGGTATCAGCACCATATCGAGGATTCCCTAGATATGATTGAGCAGAGGAGCTCAACGCCATAACGCTAAGGAAGGCGAAAACTCCCAATTTTACCAGTTTACTTTTCATGCTACAGTTATATTAGGACATTTAATTAGTCAAACATCGGTTTTAGGAACCAACGATCGAACAGCGAAACACCTACCGTAAAGGTAAAGTAGTTCTCTTTTACGCTTCCATCAACTTTCGTACCACGTTTCCCAAATTCGAAAGAGGTATTAAGATAAGATAATCCCTTTATCGGAAATGCAAAACCCGCAGTAACTGCAATGTCGTTAGTTTTATTTCCTTTAACTTTATAGTACACATCGTTATAACGCAAACCAACCCTATAGGTTACCCTGTTAAAGTAGTTACGAAAATCGAGAATGTTTGGTGTAATCTCAAAGCCCGCTCTAACGGAGTTGGTATTCACGTACTCCGACATCTTATCTAGAGGGGTAACCTTGTTCCATTGTGCAAACTCATAGTCAAAAGAGAATGCGTACCTGTCTGTTTTACCATAGGATGCCCCTATTCCAATCCTTGTAGGAATTCCAAAACTAACATCCTTATTAAGGTACTTTATAGTGTCAGTAGGATTCGATGTCACCGTAGTCAGCTCATCGTACTTCGCCGATATATTCAACTTGGGTTGATAAATAAGACCGAA
The genomic region above belongs to Acetobacteroides hydrogenigenes and contains:
- a CDS encoding tetratricopeptide repeat protein, with product MKSKLVKLGVFAFLSVMALSSSAQSYLGNPRYGADTATRKICALNLSLYSDGFKSGDFKGAYKYWKVAYNICPGASLAALQRGRTIYQSFIESAPNEAAKQAYVDTLLSLYDARMKYFPTDVPKAMEFKVRDLLFYRPDQAPKALTMIKDLITSQGDAANAEVIAYGMQITSDLYQKKEVTADQVMDYYSTNGAIVEKQLAADPSNEELKKAKESLDVIFVQSGVANCDNLIALYTPKLEQNPADVELLKKIVSLFGANRCTKSEVYFKAAAALQKAEPSPEGALNLARLLVDRGEYSKAIPYYKEAANAQPNNVEKANILLLAADAMLKTGDKHDAKALANLALDANPNSGLAYIIIANIIGSQKCQGADPVISAGPYFVAVDYLRKAKQVDPSVAADADRLISNYSAGFPSKTDLFSYAYEEGKVITVGCGINERTVIRAR
- a CDS encoding hemolysin family protein; the protein is MEANLAIAILMLAISAFFSGMEIAFLKSNKLRIELDRKHGKTYASIVDIFIKHPGQFVATLLAGSSIALVAYALCVIRIVEELLAQHVDSEAAVIIAGILVSASAFLLAAEFLPKSLFRSNPNLFLRLFIAPAVLLYILLYPIATFVTWMAVRILGLFRLQVKRADAVPVFDAVDLAKLVNDSEHSGVAHKHDLKIFQNALDFYEVKVRDRMIPRTDIKALEVDASIEVLRQLFVVSNFSRIPIYKDTIDNIIGYVNSKDLFKKPKTIRQMLLPISFVPETISAQKMLARFIKEQKSIAVVVDEFGGTAGLVTIEDIIEEIFGDIEDEHDEKDTVEKRLKDGSFLLSGKLKVDTLNERYGLGIPESDEYDTLAGFILYNNESIPSPSDTIAVGNFKVKILRMSSTRIILVHLSIQE
- the lptC gene encoding LPS export ABC transporter periplasmic protein LptC produces the protein MVASAIAGAAFLVSCKSDIETVKAISNFENKPTETLENFKMTYSEGGFYKMEVSAPIVQRYSMRNPVVSEFRQGIKVVTYNQAGQKIASITSKYAIYHEDQKLWEARGNVVGKNNKGETLYTEKLYWNQVTRRVSTNVFVRVVKPDGNSSTGEGIDADEKFQNYNVKKPRLTGFSL
- a CDS encoding peptidylprolyl isomerase, yielding MATLEKIRSRMGVLVAVVIGFALIAFILGDLVNSGSTLLNSSKMTLAEVDGHKISITQFQNRLDEMTETQKLISGKQSFTDEEMAALRDQAWEEMIRETVLDQKLAEEGVAVSETEMVDLIQGNNISPVVRNFFQNPQTGMVDREQIVAFVKSIEAKNADPTRLLYWKYIKDQVKIERLTRKYASLVQRSLYVTSLDAKRALAADANKYSIRFVAQNFFTIPDSSVKVTDADLKEYYNKHKKMFQQEVGRDIEYVVFDVRPSKEDFAAAQQWVATAEPEFAAAQNPAQYAQNNTDKSYDRYFKKGELAAKLDTFAFSASTASFLKPYFDGNSFIMARIADVKMMTDSVKARHILVTGNGNVAATQKLADSLMKAVKAGANFAELAQKYSADQNSAAKGGDMGWLHRGQVDDSTLMAASGSVKVLQAQDGFHVLQVTDKGAANKRVKLAVVQRDVIPSSNTVQSVYNMANSFVADCKNLEDFNAQVAKQKLNKRVASRLSPNERTISGLNSPREIIRWAYEADKGDISKVFELKDQFVVAVLTGEREKGIAPLEQVKSDVEYLVKREKKGEMLEAKMKKELEGVNSIDQLAQKLGTQAADAADIAFSSYIVPNVGIEPALVAAATTVKPNTISKPVVGLNGVYVLQQTGKVVDPAFSIESEKVRISSMNGQRSVYQSYDALRKAAGIEDFRYRFY